A segment of the Aureimonas sp. SA4125 genome:
GGAGACTTTCCCGGACTTTCTGAAGACCGAGGATGTCCTGCGCTACGAGTACCGGCGCGCGGCCTTCGGCTCGCCCGAGCATGCGGTGGATTCGGTGGACGCGCGACTTGCGCTGATGCGCCGCCCCGACAGCGAACTCGAGGTCTGCATCTCGCTGCAGGCCTTCATCACGCTCGCCCATGCCCACGGCAAGTGGGACGGGCTGCCTGCCGCCATGCGCGTGGCGCAGCTGAAGCACCTGATCGAGCTCTATTCCGAGCTCTACCCGAGCCTTCGGATCTACTGCTACACGCTGAGCGAGGTCTATTCGAGCCCCTTCACCGTGTTCGGTCCGAAACGCGTCGCGCTGTTTCTGGGCACCAGCTACCTCGTCCTGAACACGGTGGAGCATGTCCGCCTGTTCGGCCGGCGCTTTGACGAGCTGATCCGGCTGGCCGTCGTCCAGCCACACCAGATTACCCACTTTCTGACCGAACTGATCAGCGAGGTGAGGTGACGAGGTCCGCTCGCACGCCAGCGGGATGCACGACGCTGTCGTGATCCCTGAACAGGAATCGCCGGGCAACCTCGCCATAACCGTCATAGACATGGTCGCCGTTCTCCTGCAGCAGGCGGGCGCGGTTTTCGTGATACCAGGCGGGGATTTCGTACCACGGCATGGTCGGGCGCTCGTGATGGGCGGCGTGAAGATTGTTGAACAGGAAGAGCGGGCCGAGGAACCAGGCGTTCTCGACGATGGCGGTGCGTTCGGCGACGCCGTCGGCCGCCTTGTGCTCGGCGAAGGAGCGGATAAGCAGAAGCGAGATCGCGGGATAGACGATGGCCAGGGCATAGAAGGCGGGATCGATCCCGCAGACGGCGACAAGCCAGAACGACACGGCGGCGACGCCCACGGCGTGCTCCGTCCAGGCACGGATCGCCGCGCGGTCCCCCCGCCAGAGTTTGACCGCCTCGTCGGCGAAGAAATGGCTGACAGCCCAGGCTGGTCCGATCACGAGGCGTCCCGCCAGCGTCTTTTGCAGACGCAGGAGCAGGCGCGCCGGCCGCGACAGCGCCCGCCAGTCGGCTGGCGTCAGATAGCGCGATTCCGGATCGTCGAGCGGATCGGTCAGGCGGTCGTCGTCGTGATGGCGCAGATGCGACTGGCGATAGGTCTCATAGGGCAGCCAGAGCGAGATCGGCACGATGGCGATTGCCCGGTTGATCACACGCGAGCGGGTCGGATGGCCGTGCAGGATCTCATGCTGCATCGAGCCGTGCCAGGCCACCAGCCAGGCGCAGGCCGGCGCGAAGACCCAGGCCGGCAATGCCGCATGATGAAAGGTGAGGAGCGCGAAGCCGCCATAGATCAGGACGGCCAGCGCGACGGTCGGCCATTCGATACCACGCCGGTGACGCCCGCTCTCTCCGCCCTGCATGCCCTCGCGCCCCATCGTTCGACCCTCTCGGTTCCGTGATCAGGGTGAACCTCGCGAGGATTCGACACAACGATTGTGTTGCGGCATCCCAATACGGATCAAGACAAATCAATCGCCGATGATTGAAAACAAAACGAATGATGGCAAACGAATTGGTGCGATGCGCTATTGACCGCTTTGTGCCTGTTTCTGCCCAGAGGAGCGGCCATTTCAGTCGGCTACCGGGGCGCCGGAGAAAAAGCAGGATGCGGGCTCGGCTTCCCGGCAGGCCCCAAGACGCCGTCGATCACGCAGCAGGGAAGCCGGCAACAGGGGCGTCATAATCGTCCTGCCCGGTCAGCCCCTGAGAACCGACTGGACATGCCGGGCGATGACGCGCTCCTCGTCCGCCGGGATGACGAGAACGCCGACGCGGCTGCCGCCGGCTGAGATGCAGGGCCCGCCACGATCGTTCACCTCGGGATCGATGACGACACCGAGCCAGGCGAGGCGCGCGCAGATCGCGGCACGGATCGGTGCCTGATGCTCGCCGATGCCCCCGGTAAACACCAGTCTCTCGATGCCGCCCAGCGTGTTGGCCATGACGGCGACCTCGCGGGCGACGTGGAAGGTAAAGAGATCGACCGACTCGGCCGCGTGCGGATCCGAACTGGCGAGAAGGTCGCGCATGTTCCCTGTGATGCCCGAGACACCGAGCAGCCCGGCCTCGTGGTAGAGGATGTCCTCCACCTCCGCAGCACTGAGCCCCATGTGCCGCTGCAGGTACAGAATGGCCCCGGGATCGATCGCTCCGCAGCGCGTCGCCATCGGCAGCCCGTCAAGGACGCTGAAGCCCATGCTGGTGTCGTGGCTGCGCCCGTCCTTCATGGCGCAAAGGCTGGCGCCGCTGCCCAGATGGGCGACGACCGTCGGGGATCCGGTGTCCCTTCGCATCGTCTCGAGCCGGTCGGCGATGTGCTCGTAGGAAAGACCGTGAAAGCCGTATTTGCGGATGCCTTCCTTCTCCTCGAAGCGGCGCGGCAAGGCATAGCGCCGCACGGTCGCATCGATGCTGCGGTGGAAGGCCGTGTCGAAGCAGCCGACCTGCACGAGGTCGGGAGCAAGCTCCGCGATGACTCGCACCGGAGCCAGGCAGCGGGGCTGGTGCAGCGGCGCCAGCGGCGTCAAGGCTTCGAGAGCTTCCATCCGTGCGGCCGTCAGGACCGCCGGCTCGAAGAAATCATGGCCACCATGGACGATCCGATGGCCGACCGCCGCCAACCGCCTTTCCCCCAAAAAGTCCC
Coding sequences within it:
- a CDS encoding helix-turn-helix transcriptional regulator: MPGTLNRPAASETFRERLQQIIDRSGLNQAAFSRFAKVDRSTLSQLLTADSPRLPRADTLIALASACRVSVDWLLGLTQREEIGAEIIEAILQIEPHARAPIDELFVKWMREAEGFRIRTVPETFPDFLKTEDVLRYEYRRAAFGSPEHAVDSVDARLALMRRPDSELEVCISLQAFITLAHAHGKWDGLPAAMRVAQLKHLIELYSELYPSLRIYCYTLSEVYSSPFTVFGPKRVALFLGTSYLVLNTVEHVRLFGRRFDELIRLAVVQPHQITHFLTELISEVR
- a CDS encoding fatty acid desaturase, with product MGREGMQGGESGRHRRGIEWPTVALAVLIYGGFALLTFHHAALPAWVFAPACAWLVAWHGSMQHEILHGHPTRSRVINRAIAIVPISLWLPYETYRQSHLRHHDDDRLTDPLDDPESRYLTPADWRALSRPARLLLRLQKTLAGRLVIGPAWAVSHFFADEAVKLWRGDRAAIRAWTEHAVGVAAVSFWLVAVCGIDPAFYALAIVYPAISLLLIRSFAEHKAADGVAERTAIVENAWFLGPLFLFNNLHAAHHERPTMPWYEIPAWYHENRARLLQENGDHVYDGYGEVARRFLFRDHDSVVHPAGVRADLVTSPR
- a CDS encoding acetate/propionate family kinase; translation: MTDATPPAGGLTLAINRGSSSVKFALFADAAAPALARGTLDDKTTPGFEASDAVGNLLVHRELAHGVPASEVFAALLGWIGDFLGERRLAAVGHRIVHGGHDFFEPAVLTAARMEALEALTPLAPLHQPRCLAPVRVIAELAPDLVQVGCFDTAFHRSIDATVRRYALPRRFEEKEGIRKYGFHGLSYEHIADRLETMRRDTGSPTVVAHLGSGASLCAMKDGRSHDTSMGFSVLDGLPMATRCGAIDPGAILYLQRHMGLSAAEVEDILYHEAGLLGVSGITGNMRDLLASSDPHAAESVDLFTFHVAREVAVMANTLGGIERLVFTGGIGEHQAPIRAAICARLAWLGVVIDPEVNDRGGPCISAGGSRVGVLVIPADEERVIARHVQSVLRG